One genomic window of Sphingopyxis sp. OPL5 includes the following:
- a CDS encoding GlxA family transcriptional regulator: MPEVGLMLYPDCQMGMVSGITDLFHVAGRFAAEHDRAPIRVSHWRLQDGGGFARCFDSHPDEPARNAPTILIAPGSLHKLLEADEAVPYARWLLDRHAQGTTLASTCGGAFALAATGLLAGRPATTHWFFADEFRARFPDVRLESDRMVIDDGDIITAGGLMAWTDLGLRVVERLLGPTVMMETARFFLIDPGGREQKNYASFAPRLTHGDEAILKAQHWLQAKEGRMAGVAELAAEAGLEERTFQRRFKAATGMTPIEYSQHLRVGKARELLEFTRRTVDQIAWAVGYEDAAAFRKLFHRITGLSPNDYRQRFSTETLASVA, translated from the coding sequence TTGCCGGAAGTCGGCTTGATGCTCTACCCCGACTGCCAGATGGGCATGGTCAGCGGCATCACCGACCTCTTCCACGTCGCCGGCCGCTTCGCCGCCGAGCATGACCGCGCGCCCATCCGCGTCAGCCACTGGCGCCTCCAGGACGGCGGAGGCTTCGCCCGCTGCTTCGACAGCCATCCAGACGAACCGGCGCGCAACGCACCGACGATCCTGATCGCGCCGGGCAGCCTCCACAAATTGCTCGAAGCCGACGAGGCGGTTCCCTACGCCCGCTGGCTGCTCGACCGCCACGCACAGGGCACGACGCTCGCCTCGACCTGCGGCGGCGCCTTCGCGCTCGCCGCGACCGGGCTGCTCGCCGGCCGCCCCGCGACCACCCACTGGTTCTTCGCCGACGAATTCCGCGCCCGCTTCCCCGACGTGCGTCTGGAATCGGATCGCATGGTGATCGACGACGGCGACATCATCACCGCGGGCGGGCTGATGGCGTGGACCGACCTCGGGCTGCGCGTCGTCGAGCGCCTGCTCGGCCCGACGGTGATGATGGAGACCGCGCGCTTCTTCCTGATCGACCCCGGCGGCCGCGAGCAGAAGAATTACGCGAGCTTCGCCCCGCGCCTCACCCACGGCGACGAAGCGATATTGAAAGCGCAGCACTGGCTCCAGGCGAAGGAGGGCCGCATGGCGGGGGTCGCCGAACTCGCCGCCGAGGCGGGGCTGGAGGAACGCACCTTCCAGCGCCGATTCAAGGCCGCGACGGGCATGACCCCGATCGAATATTCGCAGCATCTGCGCGTCGGCAAGGCGCGCGAACTGCTCGAGTTCACGCGCCGCACCGTCGACCAGATCGCCTGGGCGGTGGGCTATGAAGACGCCGCAGCCTTCCGCAAACTCTTCCACCGGATCACCGGCCTGTCGCCGAACGACTATCGCCAGCGCTTCTCGACCGAAACGCTGGCGAGCGTCGCCTGA
- a CDS encoding TonB-dependent receptor, which produces MAGAVRAMGLAGVAWAAMMASQPVLAQNAPPAAETEAADDGAIVVTAQRRAESINDVGLAIQAFSGDTLENLRVTSTEDLQAVVPSLNVSRGYQGIPIYTLRGIGFNTINLSATSTVGTYQDEVALAYPFMNSGPVYDLERVEVLKGPQGTLYGRNTTGGLVNFITAKPKFGEFSGGVAVDLGSEKTLNSEGHLNIPLGQDIAIRAAFRTEDSWDGWQHSISRDESLGEVHRYGGRLTLTAEPVEGMKIELGGNFWINKSDTLAGQAVGFTPNTDPANGTLFSLFNAPGLPAYIAANGPKWDSNSADWAPLSQRGPNIGRGTGIDGPLQEDSDFLGLRGLIQFDLTSDLSFISLTGYNKVNRDATYDWSGAPYEILIQRAQGKIESFSQELRFQGSTGPAEWVVGGYYAKDVVSDTNQTLLGQNANVGAIRALIVQLGLLNTPFNSQGFTAADVATAFRTYRDVADFDTETFSLFASADWELSDTLKLTTGARYTEDRQEYQGCSRDLNGSMLPNVNLFNRAFFFQVYGAFTAPITANQCNTYDVDTGTFGLVTSNLKEDNVAWRGALTWEPTNDILAYASVSRGYKSGSTPVNAANIATQNRPAKQEELTAYEVGTKLALADRKVNLNVAAFYYDYRDKQLAVYFADPIYTTLLRLDNIPKSRAYGIDGDVSIQATDALNVTLAGTWLKTELQGYVGINAAGAPFDFDGFAFPYSPKFSGAATITYDTSVNDKLGVRAILNGRYQSKTGSTIEDFAPLQIKGYGILNASLALYEQDGQWEVSLWGKNITDTYYWQSAATNANTAVRFPGRSPSYGVSAKFNF; this is translated from the coding sequence ATGGCGGGTGCGGTGCGTGCAATGGGTCTGGCCGGAGTGGCATGGGCGGCGATGATGGCAAGCCAGCCGGTGCTGGCACAAAATGCGCCGCCGGCGGCGGAGACCGAGGCCGCCGACGACGGCGCGATCGTCGTGACCGCGCAGCGCCGCGCCGAAAGCATCAACGACGTCGGCCTCGCGATCCAGGCTTTTTCGGGCGATACGCTCGAAAATCTGCGCGTGACCTCGACCGAGGATCTGCAGGCGGTGGTGCCCAGCCTCAACGTCTCGCGCGGCTATCAGGGCATCCCGATCTATACGCTGCGCGGGATCGGCTTCAACACGATCAACCTGTCGGCGACCTCGACCGTCGGCACCTATCAGGACGAGGTCGCGCTCGCCTATCCGTTCATGAACAGCGGGCCGGTCTATGACCTCGAGCGCGTCGAAGTGCTCAAGGGTCCGCAGGGCACGCTCTATGGCCGCAACACCACCGGCGGGCTGGTCAATTTCATCACCGCCAAGCCGAAGTTCGGCGAGTTCTCGGGCGGGGTCGCGGTCGATCTCGGCAGCGAAAAGACGCTCAACAGCGAAGGTCATCTCAACATCCCGCTGGGGCAGGATATCGCGATCCGCGCCGCCTTTCGCACCGAGGACAGCTGGGACGGCTGGCAGCACAGCATCTCGCGCGACGAGAGCCTGGGCGAGGTGCACCGCTATGGCGGCCGGCTGACGCTGACCGCCGAGCCGGTCGAGGGGATGAAGATCGAGCTTGGCGGCAATTTCTGGATCAACAAGTCGGACACGCTCGCGGGGCAGGCGGTGGGGTTCACCCCGAACACCGATCCCGCCAACGGCACGCTGTTCAGCCTGTTCAACGCGCCGGGACTGCCCGCCTATATCGCCGCCAACGGCCCCAAATGGGATTCGAACAGCGCCGACTGGGCACCGCTGTCGCAGCGCGGCCCCAATATCGGGCGCGGCACCGGGATCGACGGGCCGCTGCAGGAGGACAGCGATTTCCTGGGCTTGCGCGGCCTCATCCAGTTCGACCTGACGAGCGATTTGAGCTTCATCTCGCTGACCGGCTATAACAAGGTCAATCGCGACGCGACCTATGACTGGAGCGGCGCGCCCTATGAGATCCTGATCCAGCGGGCGCAGGGCAAGATCGAGAGCTTTTCGCAGGAATTGCGCTTCCAGGGATCGACCGGCCCCGCCGAATGGGTCGTCGGCGGCTATTATGCCAAGGATGTCGTTTCCGACACCAACCAGACCTTGCTGGGGCAGAATGCCAATGTCGGCGCGATCCGGGCGCTGATCGTCCAGCTTGGCCTCTTGAACACCCCGTTCAACAGTCAGGGTTTTACCGCCGCCGATGTCGCCACCGCGTTCCGCACCTATCGCGACGTCGCCGATTTCGACACCGAGACCTTCAGCCTGTTCGCCAGCGCCGACTGGGAGCTGTCGGACACGCTGAAACTGACCACCGGGGCGCGCTACACCGAGGACCGGCAGGAATATCAGGGCTGCTCGCGCGACCTCAACGGGTCGATGCTGCCCAACGTCAACCTGTTCAACCGCGCCTTCTTTTTCCAGGTCTACGGCGCCTTCACCGCGCCGATCACGGCGAATCAGTGCAACACCTATGACGTCGATACCGGCACCTTCGGCCTCGTCACCTCGAACCTCAAGGAAGACAATGTCGCCTGGCGCGGGGCGCTGACGTGGGAGCCGACCAACGACATACTCGCCTATGCGTCGGTCAGCCGCGGTTACAAATCGGGGTCGACCCCGGTCAACGCCGCGAACATCGCGACGCAGAACCGCCCTGCGAAGCAGGAGGAACTGACCGCCTATGAAGTCGGCACCAAGCTGGCGCTCGCCGACCGCAAGGTGAACCTCAATGTCGCGGCCTTCTATTATGATTATCGCGACAAGCAGCTCGCGGTCTATTTCGCCGATCCGATCTACACGACGCTGCTCCGCCTCGACAATATCCCCAAGTCGCGCGCTTACGGGATCGACGGCGACGTCAGCATCCAGGCGACCGATGCGCTCAACGTGACGCTCGCGGGCACCTGGCTCAAGACCGAATTGCAGGGTTATGTCGGGATCAACGCCGCGGGCGCGCCGTTCGATTTCGACGGCTTCGCCTTCCCCTACAGCCCGAAATTCTCGGGCGCGGCGACGATCACCTATGACACGTCGGTGAACGACAAGCTCGGCGTGCGGGCGATCCTCAACGGGCGCTACCAGTCGAAGACCGGCAGCACGATCGAGGATTTCGCGCCGCTGCAGATCAAGGGCTATGGCATATTGAACGCCAGCCTCGCGCTCTATGAGCAGGATGGCCAGTGGGAGGTGTCGCTGTGGGGCAAGAATATCACCGACACCTATTATTGGCAGTCGGCGGCGACCAACGCCAACACCGCGGTGCGTTTTCCGGGGCGCAGCCCGTCCTATGGGGTGAGCGCGAAGTTCAATTTCTGA
- a CDS encoding TetR family transcriptional regulator, with amino-acid sequence MATRSEKAESRTRGSIRDALLDAASALMREQDKIDIGIVEIAARAGVNHGMIRYYFGDKEGMLAALLDRDVIRAIRQLDALFRLPVTPTARMRIHLEGILDTYYRIPYLNRLIQYMVRDAEPERVRHIGDELLSKIAGAQARMIEEGIAAGEFNPVDPKLFYFNTIGAADGLYSNRLTLQVVFKGKPHADDDLHARYREHTVETLLAGLVKNYQT; translated from the coding sequence ATGGCCACCCGAAGTGAAAAGGCGGAAAGCCGCACGCGCGGCTCGATCCGCGACGCCCTGCTGGACGCGGCGAGCGCGCTGATGCGCGAACAGGACAAGATCGATATCGGCATCGTCGAGATCGCGGCGCGCGCCGGGGTCAACCACGGCATGATCCGCTATTATTTCGGCGACAAGGAAGGCATGCTCGCGGCGCTGCTCGACCGCGACGTGATCCGCGCGATCCGCCAGCTCGACGCCTTGTTCCGCCTGCCCGTCACCCCGACGGCGCGGATGCGCATCCATCTCGAGGGCATTCTCGATACCTATTACCGCATCCCGTACCTCAACCGCCTGATCCAATATATGGTCCGCGACGCCGAACCCGAGCGGGTGCGGCACATCGGCGACGAACTTCTGTCGAAGATCGCGGGCGCGCAGGCGCGGATGATCGAGGAGGGCATCGCGGCGGGCGAGTTCAATCCCGTCGATCCCAAGCTCTTTTACTTCAACACGATCGGCGCCGCGGACGGCCTCTATTCGAATCGCCTGACGCTGCAGGTCGTGTTCAAGGGCAAGCCGCACGCCGACGATGATCTCCATGCACGCTATCGCGAACACACGGTCGAGACATTGCTCGCCGGACTCGTCAAAAATTATCAGACTTGA
- a CDS encoding acyl-CoA dehydrogenase family protein, with product MNLEPDDDQRLLRDALTRFLAQQLPFEKRRTMRDSTAQLALWRAADAAIGIGAAALPDSIGGFGGGRVAAMIVAEELGAALAVTPYIDCHILTAELLLALGESARAAAIARGEALIVTAIEEPATRGDIGAIAARATPADDGWTLAGRKIAVAFAAEADHIVVPARDAEDDLRLYLVPAASLAGRLHAYWTIDDMPAADLDLDGLWVDSAAEIGREQDGEAALQAAVDAAIAALAAEAAGLARVLLDDTLLYAKQRKQFGATLSSFQALQHRMVDMLMLREAISAAAMLAALKPGDAQATAAAKATIGDALRKIGQEAVQLHGAMGMTEELRVGHYFKRATAIEQRLGTSELHVARYSAGMAAAS from the coding sequence ATGAATCTCGAACCCGACGACGACCAACGCCTGCTCCGTGACGCACTCACGCGCTTCCTGGCGCAGCAATTGCCGTTCGAAAAGCGCCGCACGATGCGCGATTCGACCGCGCAGCTCGCGCTGTGGCGCGCCGCCGACGCGGCGATCGGCATCGGCGCGGCGGCGCTGCCCGACAGCATCGGCGGCTTCGGCGGCGGGCGCGTCGCGGCGATGATCGTCGCCGAGGAACTTGGCGCCGCGCTCGCGGTCACCCCCTATATCGACTGTCACATTCTCACCGCCGAATTGCTGCTCGCGCTCGGCGAGAGTGCGCGCGCCGCCGCCATTGCGCGCGGCGAGGCGCTGATCGTCACCGCGATCGAGGAACCCGCGACGCGCGGCGACATCGGCGCGATCGCGGCGCGGGCGACCCCCGCCGACGACGGCTGGACGCTGGCCGGGCGCAAGATCGCGGTCGCCTTCGCGGCCGAGGCCGACCATATCGTCGTGCCCGCCCGGGACGCCGAGGATGATTTGCGCCTGTACCTCGTGCCGGCCGCATCGCTTGCCGGCCGGCTCCATGCCTATTGGACGATCGACGACATGCCCGCCGCCGACCTCGATCTCGATGGACTGTGGGTCGACAGCGCCGCCGAAATCGGGCGCGAGCAGGATGGCGAAGCCGCGCTGCAGGCCGCCGTCGACGCCGCCATCGCCGCGCTCGCCGCCGAGGCGGCCGGACTCGCGCGCGTGCTGCTCGACGACACCCTGCTTTACGCCAAGCAGCGCAAGCAGTTCGGCGCGACGCTGTCGAGCTTTCAGGCACTCCAGCACCGCATGGTCGACATGCTGATGCTGCGCGAGGCGATTTCCGCCGCCGCGATGCTCGCCGCGCTTAAGCCCGGCGACGCGCAGGCGACCGCCGCCGCCAAGGCGACGATCGGCGACGCGCTGCGCAAGATCGGGCAGGAAGCGGTCCAACTCCACGGCGCGATGGGCATGACCGAGGAACTGCGCGTCGGTCATTATTTTAAACGCGCCACCGCGATCGAGCAACGGCTGGGGACCAGCGAGCTGCATGTCGCGCGCTATTCGGCGGGGATGGCCGCAGCCTCATAA
- a CDS encoding acyl-CoA dehydrogenase family protein, giving the protein MDLNWSADEEAFAAEIRALLARALTPELRAGAEGATSVYPDHHVSMDWQARLHAEGLAAPHWLPEHGGRDWTPAQFYLYARERARAGAPSVSPMGIHMVAHVIAAFGTAEQKDWFLPRILTGEVFFCQGYSEPGAGSDLASLQMSAVADGDDFVLNGSKIWTTHASEANWIFCLVRTSKHERPQQGITFLLVPMDQPGVTVRPLTMISGEQIQAEVFFDDARSARANVIGEVDRGWSVAKYLLEFERGGSAHAPALAMRVDALAKQAQGTMEGDAVFAHKLARARIRVDILEMIELKLLSGAGQGESVGVMASMLKILSTELAQHITELACEAAGPAGLAFQPHAGMPGAAVPAHVVPGDGHVTGAAWQAVAPLRYFNERAGSIYAGSNEIQRNILAKAVLGL; this is encoded by the coding sequence ATGGACCTGAACTGGAGCGCCGACGAAGAGGCTTTCGCGGCCGAGATACGCGCGCTGCTGGCGCGCGCGCTGACCCCCGAACTGCGCGCGGGTGCCGAGGGCGCGACGAGCGTCTATCCCGACCATCATGTGTCGATGGACTGGCAGGCGCGGTTGCACGCCGAGGGGCTGGCGGCGCCGCATTGGTTGCCCGAACATGGCGGGCGCGACTGGACCCCGGCGCAATTTTATCTCTACGCCCGCGAACGCGCGCGCGCCGGGGCACCGTCGGTTTCGCCGATGGGCATCCATATGGTGGCGCATGTCATCGCCGCGTTCGGCACGGCGGAGCAGAAGGACTGGTTCCTGCCGCGCATCCTGACCGGCGAGGTGTTTTTCTGTCAGGGCTATTCGGAACCGGGGGCGGGTTCCGATCTCGCCTCGCTGCAGATGAGCGCGGTGGCGGATGGCGATGATTTCGTGCTCAACGGGTCGAAGATCTGGACGACGCATGCGAGCGAGGCGAACTGGATCTTCTGCCTGGTGCGCACGTCGAAGCATGAGCGGCCGCAGCAGGGGATCACCTTCCTGCTCGTGCCGATGGACCAGCCGGGGGTGACGGTGCGCCCGCTGACGATGATTTCGGGCGAGCAGATCCAGGCCGAGGTGTTTTTCGACGATGCGCGCTCGGCGCGGGCGAATGTCATCGGCGAAGTCGATCGCGGTTGGAGCGTCGCCAAATATCTGCTCGAATTCGAACGCGGCGGATCGGCGCACGCGCCGGCGCTGGCGATGCGCGTCGATGCGCTGGCGAAGCAGGCGCAGGGGACGATGGAGGGCGATGCGGTGTTCGCGCACAAGCTCGCCAGGGCGCGCATCCGGGTCGACATATTGGAGATGATCGAGCTCAAACTGCTGTCGGGGGCGGGGCAGGGCGAAAGCGTCGGCGTCATGGCGTCGATGCTCAAGATCCTGTCGACCGAGCTGGCGCAGCATATCACCGAACTCGCCTGCGAGGCGGCGGGACCGGCGGGGCTGGCGTTCCAGCCGCACGCGGGCATGCCGGGCGCCGCGGTGCCGGCGCATGTCGTGCCCGGGGACGGCCATGTGACCGGTGCGGCGTGGCAGGCGGTGGCGCCGCTGCGCTATTTCAACGAGCGCGCCGGGTCGATCTATGCCGGGTCGAACGAAATCCAGCGGAATATATTGGCGAAGGCGGTGCTGGGGCTTTGA
- a CDS encoding oxygenase MpaB family protein, which translates to MNRMTNMAPGMAIDFTKPAGEAALLAPDSLQWRIFKNPVAMAVGGVAAVLLEFADARIRSGVWDHSIYKVDPIGRSQRTGMAAMVGVYGPASAARRVIGGVNRMHAKVSGETPKGEAYTALDPELLNWVYATAQYGFLTAYHRFVRPLTAAEQARFWADGQPVAELYGVTYTPRSEAEFLAMMEELLPRFEPHPINSEFLDIIRSGRAAPSVPRFLHKALARAAVSLLPPVVRERLALGPEHDLGTRDRIMVKAMGKLADRRKDPSSPAWQAALRLGLPGDTAWR; encoded by the coding sequence ATGAACCGCATGACCAATATGGCGCCCGGCATGGCGATCGATTTCACCAAACCGGCGGGCGAGGCCGCGCTGCTCGCCCCCGATTCGCTGCAATGGCGTATCTTCAAAAACCCCGTCGCGATGGCGGTCGGCGGGGTCGCGGCGGTGCTGCTCGAATTCGCCGACGCGCGCATCCGCTCGGGGGTGTGGGACCATTCGATCTACAAGGTCGATCCGATCGGCCGTTCGCAGCGCACCGGCATGGCGGCGATGGTCGGCGTCTATGGCCCCGCCAGCGCCGCGCGCCGCGTGATCGGCGGGGTCAACCGCATGCACGCGAAGGTGTCGGGCGAAACCCCCAAGGGCGAAGCTTACACCGCGCTCGACCCCGAACTGCTGAACTGGGTCTATGCCACCGCCCAATATGGCTTCCTCACCGCCTATCACCGTTTCGTGCGCCCGCTGACCGCCGCCGAACAGGCGCGCTTCTGGGCCGACGGCCAGCCCGTCGCCGAGCTGTACGGCGTGACCTATACCCCCAGGTCCGAAGCCGAATTCCTCGCGATGATGGAAGAATTACTGCCGCGCTTCGAACCGCATCCGATCAACAGCGAATTCCTCGACATCATCCGTTCGGGCCGCGCCGCGCCGTCGGTGCCGCGCTTCCTGCACAAGGCGCTGGCGCGCGCCGCGGTGTCGCTGCTCCCGCCCGTGGTACGCGAACGACTAGCCCTCGGCCCCGAACATGACCTCGGCACCCGCGACCGGATCATGGTCAAGGCGATGGGCAAGCTCGCCGACCGGCGCAAGGACCCGTCCTCGCCCGCATGGCAGGCCGCCTTACGCCTCGGCCTTCCGGGCGATACCGCCTGGCGGTGA
- a CDS encoding alpha/beta fold hydrolase: MNQRPQLFTAPDGVRIAAEVAGSGPLVLFVHGFPELRQSWHRLAPAVAAAGYRTAAIDVRGYGDSDRPEAIDAYRMEAIVADLVAVADALSPEAPATLVGHDWGASIVWNSVMARPDRFGAVAALSIPWLGRAAAPFDAMFKRRFTDKGRFFYQAYFQEPGVAEAELEADPARFLHAFYHSISGDAAPGDWPNDKPDGAKLLDGLRFPDALPAWLDPGYFAHASATFARTGFAGALGRYRNHGRDFDWAGGFDPVIRRPALFIGGSSDPALVLGTADPVPLMREVVPDVEAHMLAGCGHWTQAERAAEVEVLLIPWLRRTVPA; this comes from the coding sequence ATGAATCAGAGACCGCAGCTTTTCACCGCCCCCGACGGCGTCCGCATCGCCGCCGAGGTCGCGGGCTCCGGACCGCTCGTCCTGTTCGTCCACGGCTTCCCCGAACTGCGCCAGTCGTGGCACCGGCTCGCCCCGGCGGTCGCCGCCGCCGGTTATCGCACCGCCGCGATCGACGTCCGCGGCTATGGCGACAGCGACCGCCCCGAAGCGATCGATGCGTATCGCATGGAGGCGATCGTCGCCGATCTCGTCGCGGTCGCCGATGCCCTCTCGCCCGAGGCGCCGGCGACGCTCGTCGGCCACGACTGGGGCGCCTCGATCGTCTGGAACAGCGTCATGGCGCGCCCCGACCGCTTCGGCGCGGTCGCCGCGCTGTCGATCCCCTGGCTCGGCCGCGCCGCCGCGCCGTTCGACGCGATGTTCAAGCGCCGCTTCACCGACAAGGGCCGCTTTTTCTACCAGGCCTATTTTCAGGAGCCCGGCGTCGCCGAGGCCGAGCTCGAGGCCGATCCGGCGCGTTTCCTCCACGCCTTCTATCACAGCATCTCGGGCGACGCCGCGCCCGGCGACTGGCCGAACGACAAGCCGGACGGCGCCAAACTGCTCGACGGGCTACGCTTCCCCGACGCGCTCCCGGCATGGCTCGACCCCGGATATTTCGCGCATGCCTCCGCGACCTTCGCGCGCACCGGCTTCGCGGGAGCGCTGGGTCGCTATCGCAACCATGGCCGCGACTTCGACTGGGCGGGCGGCTTCGACCCCGTCATCCGCCGCCCCGCGCTGTTCATCGGCGGCAGCAGCGACCCCGCGCTCGTCCTCGGCACCGCCGACCCGGTCCCGCTGATGCGCGAGGTCGTGCCCGATGTGGAAGCGCATATGCTCGCGGGTTGCGGCCACTGGACGCAGGCCGAACGCGCCGCCGAGGTCGAGGTCTTGCTCATTCCCTGGCTCCGGCGCACCGTCCCCGCCTGA
- a CDS encoding AMP-binding protein yields MQIITDDRAIDGAVLGERIDRAAGALAARGVGAGDCVAILLRNDIAFIEASLACRRLGAYCVPVNWHFSAEEILYVVADCGARLLVAHADLLARIADALPCPAIVVPVPPAIAAAYRLTPPAVLGADWDAALAAAEHWTLPSPPAAESLIYTSGTSGHPKGVKRQPPKPEQVAASEAMRSLIYGIGPGARVMVPAPLYHTAPNLFAHRAAALADLLLLPPRFDPLRLLADIETYGITHLYAVPAMFSRLLALTDEQRGAHDLSSLQFVLHAGGPCGPDVKARMIDWLGPVIEEYYGSTEAGPITHVSSGEWSEHPGTVGKAIPGVEIRIVDDAGEPVPTGEVGEVQSRNAGYPDFTYLGREADRAALDRGGYLASGDLGYLDADGRLFLCDRKRDLVISGGVNIYPAEIEAALQTVEGVADCAVFGIPDEINGEALLAVVEPVAGAVLTAEGIGAALRSRIASYKVPRHIELTDALPREETGKIRKRLLRDPYWAAAGRSI; encoded by the coding sequence TTGCAGATCATTACCGACGACCGGGCCATCGACGGCGCGGTGCTGGGCGAGCGCATCGACCGCGCCGCGGGAGCGCTCGCCGCGCGCGGGGTGGGGGCGGGCGATTGCGTCGCGATCCTGCTGCGCAACGACATCGCCTTCATCGAGGCGAGCCTCGCGTGCCGGCGGCTCGGGGCTTATTGCGTTCCGGTGAACTGGCATTTTTCGGCCGAGGAAATCCTGTATGTCGTCGCGGATTGCGGGGCGCGGCTGCTGGTCGCGCATGCCGACCTGCTGGCGCGTATCGCCGATGCGCTGCCCTGCCCGGCGATCGTGGTGCCGGTGCCGCCGGCGATTGCCGCCGCCTATCGGCTGACCCCTCCCGCCGTGCTGGGCGCGGATTGGGACGCGGCGCTCGCGGCGGCCGAGCACTGGACACTGCCGTCGCCGCCCGCCGCCGAATCGCTGATCTATACCTCGGGCACCAGCGGCCATCCCAAGGGGGTGAAGCGCCAGCCGCCGAAGCCCGAACAGGTGGCGGCGAGCGAGGCGATGCGGTCGCTGATCTATGGCATCGGTCCGGGGGCGCGGGTGATGGTGCCCGCGCCGCTCTATCACACCGCGCCGAACCTGTTCGCGCATCGCGCCGCCGCGCTTGCCGACCTGCTCTTGCTGCCGCCGCGCTTCGACCCGCTGCGGCTGCTCGCCGATATCGAGACTTATGGCATTACCCATCTTTATGCGGTCCCCGCGATGTTCAGCCGGTTGCTCGCGCTGACCGACGAGCAGCGCGGCGCGCACGACCTGTCGTCGCTGCAATTCGTGCTGCACGCGGGCGGGCCGTGCGGGCCCGACGTCAAGGCGCGGATGATCGACTGGCTGGGCCCTGTGATCGAGGAATATTATGGATCGACCGAGGCGGGACCGATCACCCATGTGTCGAGCGGCGAATGGTCAGAGCATCCGGGCACCGTCGGCAAGGCGATCCCCGGGGTCGAAATCCGCATCGTCGACGATGCGGGCGAGCCGGTGCCGACGGGTGAGGTCGGCGAGGTGCAGTCGCGCAACGCAGGCTATCCCGATTTCACCTATCTGGGGCGCGAGGCCGACCGCGCCGCGCTTGACCGCGGCGGCTATCTGGCGTCGGGCGATCTTGGTTATCTCGACGCCGACGGGCGGCTGTTCCTGTGCGACCGCAAGCGCGACCTGGTGATTTCGGGAGGCGTCAACATCTATCCCGCCGAGATCGAGGCGGCGCTGCAGACGGTCGAGGGGGTCGCCGACTGCGCGGTGTTCGGCATTCCCGACGAAATCAACGGCGAGGCGTTGCTCGCAGTGGTCGAGCCGGTAGCGGGCGCGGTGCTGACGGCGGAAGGCATCGGCGCCGCGCTGCGCAGCCGGATCGCGTCGTACAAGGTGCCCAGGCATATCGAGCTCACCGACGCGCTGCCGCGCGAGGAGACGGGGAAGATTCGCAAAAGGCTGTTGCGCGACCCCTATTGGGCCGCGGCGGGGCGGAGCATCTGA